A DNA window from Selenomonadales bacterium contains the following coding sequences:
- a CDS encoding arsenate reductase ArsC has product MKRILFVCVENSNRSQMAEAFTRIHGGNGVEVYSAGSRPSGIINPKAIAAMQELGYDLTTHFSKSLADIPNIEFDFVATMGCGDDCPLVRAKQREDWSIPDPKHMSPEEFRHVRDLIERHVRQMLT; this is encoded by the coding sequence ATGAAGAGGATTTTGTTTGTCTGTGTGGAAAATTCTAACCGTAGCCAGATGGCGGAAGCATTTACGCGCATACATGGCGGGAACGGGGTAGAAGTGTACAGCGCAGGCTCGCGCCCTTCTGGCATTATTAACCCTAAGGCCATCGCCGCCATGCAGGAACTTGGGTATGACCTAACCACCCATTTTTCAAAGTCACTGGCCGACATCCCGAACATCGAGTTCGACTTTGTGGCGACCATGGGCTGCGGTGACGACTGCCCGCTAGTCCGTGCAAAGCAGCGCGAAGACTGGAGCATCCCCGACCCAAAGCACATGTCGCCGGAAGAATTCCGCCACGTGCGCGACCTAATCGAGCGCCACGTCAGGCAAATGCTGACCTGA
- a CDS encoding 4Fe-4S binding protein, with product MKHRYLANVATLFLDDEKCSGCGRCAEVCPHRVFRLIGRRAEIVDKDGCMECGACAKNCPADAISVAVGVGCAYAVIMGWLTGGKPSCDCGGE from the coding sequence ATGAAACACAGGTACTTAGCGAACGTCGCAACACTTTTCTTAGATGACGAAAAATGCTCTGGGTGCGGAAGGTGCGCAGAAGTTTGTCCGCACAGGGTTTTCAGATTGATAGGTCGTAGGGCAGAGATAGTTGACAAAGACGGGTGCATGGAATGCGGCGCCTGTGCTAAAAACTGTCCGGCGGATGCCATATCGGTTGCTGTGGGAGTTGGCTGTGCTTATGCGGTGATTATGGGGTGGCTTACAGGTGGCAAACCGAGTTGCGATTGCGGAGGAGAGTGA
- a CDS encoding acetyl-CoA synthase subunit gamma has protein sequence MNKQCSVPIVSTALHASDVIGAWRVRWGLGRMSYTIAPGLYAVGTPDHTSNVLVSANYKLTFDSLRRELVGLSCWLLILDTKGVNVWCAAGKGTFGTDELVARIASTGLADIVAHRTLVLPQLGAPGVCAHEVTRRTGFAVVYGPVRACDIKAFLSAGLKATDGMRRVNFTMWDRLVLTPIELLPALKVSVLVFAVALLVNFFAVRPFVLPDAIMYIGAVVTGAVVTPVLLPFIPGRAFAWKGWLLGLVWTAGCAWLNGWSAPDSAVRALGYMLLLPSLSAFLAMNFTGSSTYTSFSGVIKEMKLAVPLIAVSAVVGILLILVNSFTIR, from the coding sequence TTGAACAAGCAATGCAGTGTTCCTATTGTCTCGACCGCCCTTCACGCAAGCGACGTAATCGGCGCGTGGCGAGTGCGCTGGGGCCTAGGACGGATGAGTTACACGATTGCGCCGGGACTATACGCCGTCGGTACGCCCGATCACACGTCCAATGTGTTGGTCAGCGCGAACTACAAGTTGACATTTGATTCCCTGCGGAGGGAGCTTGTAGGATTGAGTTGTTGGCTGCTCATCCTAGACACCAAAGGTGTCAATGTCTGGTGTGCCGCCGGGAAGGGGACATTTGGCACTGATGAATTGGTTGCTCGCATCGCCAGCACTGGGCTCGCGGACATAGTGGCGCACAGGACATTGGTGCTGCCGCAGCTTGGCGCTCCGGGAGTGTGTGCGCATGAGGTGACCAGACGAACGGGGTTTGCCGTAGTATACGGCCCTGTCAGGGCCTGTGACATAAAGGCATTCCTTAGCGCTGGCCTTAAGGCTACAGACGGAATGCGTAGAGTCAATTTTACGATGTGGGATAGATTAGTTCTCACCCCAATAGAGCTGCTGCCTGCCCTCAAGGTTTCCGTCTTGGTGTTTGCTGTGGCGCTTCTTGTCAACTTCTTTGCCGTGCGGCCCTTTGTGCTACCAGACGCAATCATGTATATCGGCGCCGTGGTAACAGGAGCTGTTGTTACGCCGGTGCTGCTTCCCTTTATTCCCGGCAGGGCATTTGCTTGGAAGGGATGGTTGCTCGGTCTTGTATGGACGGCCGGGTGCGCTTGGCTAAACGGCTGGTCTGCTCCGGATTCCGCCGTTCGCGCCCTCGGCTACATGTTGCTTCTACCATCGCTGTCCGCTTTTTTGGCCATGAACTTTACCGGTTCGTCGACGTACACGTCATTCTCCGGCGTCATTAAGGAGATGAAACTAGCGGTGCCGCTGATAGCTGTTTCAGCGGTTGTCGGTATTCTGCTGATATTGGTCAACAGCTTTACAATTCGATAG
- a CDS encoding RecQ family ATP-dependent DNA helicase — protein sequence MKPIAFVDLEVHATQETVLDIGATNDRGSVLHTKSLRDLAAFLPGHEYICGHNILAHDLKYMQEALKDLPALRWNTIDTLLLSPLLFPKQPYHALVKDEKLQVDELNNPLADAIQAKELLYEEIAAFHKLDDATKRIFFGLLGLTKEFGAFFRFIDYRAAVTSVAALIREAFSGEICANAPLDDLAAAHAIPLAYALAIISVRDRYSITPPWVLKQYPATQRVLHVLRNTPCLTTCPYCAQKLDVRLGLKRYFGFDGFRTFGGQPLQEQAARAALANKSLLAVFPTGGGKSVTFQVPALMSGEAAQGLTVVISPLQALMKDQVDNLERIGIMDAVAINGLLDPIERAKSFERVQDGSASLLYISPESLRSRSVERLLLGRNVVRFVIDEAHCFSTWGQDFRVDYLYIGEFIKKLQTDKNATDAIPVSCFTATAKQRVIDDIRQYFKDKLGLTLEVFRADVARENLRYHVAEKAETEEKYRELRRLVQRGCPTIVYVAETKRAEDLADRLTSDGFPALPYHGQLDAKVKSANQDAFVADAVSIIVATSAFGMGVDKKDVGQVIHYDIPDSLENYVQEAGRAGRDEQIKADCYVLYREEDLNSHFTRLNQSKLHVKEIQQVWKAIQNLTRTRKKASQSALEIARLAGWDEEMHGLETRVRAAISALEQSKYVKRGQNSARVFATSIMARTAHEAIERINQSSKFDAAERQDAIRIIKSMIASRSRLRAGGEDSPASEVDVLADRLGLANERVITIVNRLREEGLLADTKDLTAYIKVGDQGKQSLEILKRFSSMEAALAIEVEEEEVLLNLKQQNSRLEDQGYEGVNPRNIRTILNFWKLSRLVECATAEFARHIVHIYSVLPKDEFLARIEKRKATAAIILEHLYREAERTANGKPLKEDVFVEFSIGELVLAYQANSFLFKEAVTTRDIEDALLFLSRIDAIKVDGGFLVRYNPMTIERLHEGSRKRYTTLDHTRFTEYYQARMQQIHIMGEYARKMLQDYQQALSFVDDYFSLNYDRFLEKHFSGRKHELARSLTPAKFTQLFGELSTRQLGIINDKDSQHICVLAGPGSGKTKLLVHKLASLILMEDVKYEQLLMLTFSRAAVTEFKQRLLALIGSPARHVEIKTFHSYCFDLLGRMGSLTQSAEVIDLTVQRIRDGNVEANRIAKAVLVIDEAQDMDASIYELVKALMAQNEGLRVIIVGDDDQNIFQFRGSSAEFMARFITDHAATKYELLTNYRSKANLVSYANAFAAQMRERLKSNPIEPQTKELGSVKVVRQLSSNMLVPFVDDIATAELKGTTCALVRTNREAWQVVGMLRQQGFRTRLIQTNDWFGLHTLDEMRFFLARIKADSQSPLVEADTWEQAKQALETAYQRSAMLETCQRLIAQFESQTPEKKYISDLETFVQESKLEDFTGDPSEAIVVSTIHKAKGKEFDNVFLLLDNDAPPSEDDKRSIYVAITRAKANLTIRYNGNYLSKIRPAEVVETADRNAYPEPTELVIPLSHEDVQLGAFAGRQDVIQTLQSGDELCYQNYCGYTGDRLVFRVSKKCEALLAQYAQRGFVPTRASVNFVVWWGNKDTPEEVRIVLPVLYLYPLRTLGAV from the coding sequence ATGAAACCAATTGCTTTTGTAGACCTAGAGGTGCATGCCACGCAAGAGACGGTCCTCGATATTGGGGCGACAAACGACAGGGGTAGCGTTCTACACACCAAGTCCTTGCGCGACTTGGCCGCCTTTTTGCCGGGGCACGAGTACATTTGCGGCCACAACATCCTCGCCCACGACCTAAAGTACATGCAGGAAGCGCTTAAAGACCTGCCTGCGCTGCGCTGGAACACCATTGACACTCTGCTTCTCTCTCCACTGCTTTTCCCCAAGCAGCCGTACCATGCCTTAGTAAAGGACGAGAAACTCCAAGTCGATGAGCTTAACAACCCCTTAGCCGACGCTATTCAAGCTAAGGAGCTGCTATACGAAGAAATAGCCGCCTTCCATAAACTAGACGATGCGACTAAGCGCATTTTCTTTGGCCTGCTCGGGCTGACCAAAGAATTTGGCGCTTTCTTTCGTTTTATAGACTACAGAGCTGCTGTGACTTCAGTCGCCGCGCTTATCCGTGAGGCGTTCAGTGGTGAAATCTGCGCCAATGCGCCGCTAGACGACCTCGCAGCCGCACACGCCATTCCGCTCGCCTATGCCTTGGCTATAATCAGTGTCAGGGATCGCTACTCGATTACACCTCCCTGGGTTCTAAAGCAGTATCCCGCGACACAACGGGTTCTGCACGTGTTGCGCAACACCCCTTGCCTAACAACCTGTCCATATTGTGCACAAAAGCTTGACGTGCGCCTCGGCCTCAAGCGCTACTTTGGCTTTGACGGCTTTCGCACTTTTGGCGGGCAACCGCTGCAGGAGCAAGCAGCACGGGCCGCTCTTGCGAACAAGTCTCTCCTGGCTGTCTTCCCAACCGGCGGCGGCAAATCGGTTACATTCCAAGTGCCTGCGCTGATGAGCGGCGAGGCGGCGCAAGGCCTGACTGTCGTCATCTCACCCCTGCAGGCCCTCATGAAAGACCAGGTAGACAACTTAGAGCGCATCGGCATTATGGACGCTGTTGCCATCAATGGTCTGCTTGACCCGATTGAGAGGGCAAAGTCCTTTGAGCGTGTTCAGGACGGCTCGGCCTCGCTGCTCTACATTTCACCTGAGTCCTTGCGCTCCCGCAGCGTCGAGCGCTTGTTGCTCGGGCGCAATGTTGTGCGCTTTGTGATTGACGAAGCCCACTGCTTCTCCACTTGGGGGCAAGACTTTCGGGTTGATTACCTCTACATAGGCGAGTTTATAAAGAAACTGCAGACAGATAAGAATGCTACGGACGCTATTCCCGTCTCGTGCTTTACCGCTACAGCCAAACAGCGTGTTATCGACGACATCCGGCAGTATTTTAAGGACAAGCTCGGGCTCACCCTCGAAGTCTTTCGGGCCGACGTTGCGCGTGAAAACTTGCGCTACCATGTAGCCGAGAAGGCCGAAACGGAAGAGAAGTACCGCGAGCTCCGCCGCCTAGTGCAAAGGGGCTGCCCGACCATCGTATATGTTGCGGAGACTAAGCGGGCCGAGGACCTCGCAGACAGGCTCACATCCGACGGCTTTCCCGCACTCCCCTACCACGGGCAACTAGACGCAAAGGTTAAGTCTGCAAATCAAGATGCGTTTGTTGCAGACGCGGTGTCAATCATAGTGGCGACCTCGGCCTTTGGCATGGGCGTAGACAAGAAGGACGTAGGTCAAGTCATTCACTACGACATTCCCGATTCGCTCGAAAACTACGTGCAGGAGGCAGGGCGGGCCGGGCGGGACGAGCAGATTAAGGCAGATTGCTACGTTCTCTATCGTGAAGAGGATTTAAACAGCCACTTCACCCGCTTAAATCAAAGCAAGTTGCACGTCAAAGAAATACAGCAGGTGTGGAAGGCTATCCAAAATCTCACTCGCACGCGCAAAAAAGCGTCGCAGAGTGCGCTTGAAATAGCCCGTCTAGCGGGCTGGGACGAGGAAATGCATGGGCTCGAAACGCGGGTGCGCGCAGCCATTTCCGCACTTGAGCAAAGTAAGTACGTTAAACGCGGGCAAAACTCGGCACGCGTATTTGCGACCAGCATTATGGCGCGTACGGCGCATGAGGCTATCGAGAGAATTAACCAGTCAAGCAAGTTTGACGCCGCCGAACGACAGGATGCCATCCGGATTATTAAGAGCATGATCGCAAGTCGTAGCCGCCTCCGCGCCGGTGGGGAAGATTCTCCAGCCTCCGAAGTTGACGTTTTAGCTGACCGCCTAGGTCTAGCTAACGAGCGCGTTATAACCATAGTTAATCGCCTGCGCGAGGAAGGCTTGCTTGCCGACACGAAAGATCTCACGGCTTACATAAAAGTAGGCGACCAAGGCAAGCAATCGCTAGAAATCCTCAAGCGTTTTTCCTCTATGGAAGCTGCATTAGCCATCGAGGTGGAGGAAGAAGAAGTCCTCTTGAATCTTAAGCAACAAAATAGCAGGTTAGAAGACCAGGGCTACGAAGGCGTGAACCCACGCAACATCCGTACGATTCTAAACTTCTGGAAGTTGAGCAGGTTGGTGGAATGTGCAACTGCCGAATTCGCCAGGCACATCGTCCATATCTACAGTGTGCTACCTAAGGACGAGTTCTTGGCCCGAATCGAAAAGCGCAAAGCTACGGCGGCTATAATCCTTGAGCATTTATACCGTGAAGCAGAGCGTACTGCTAACGGCAAGCCGCTGAAGGAAGACGTTTTCGTAGAATTTTCAATCGGGGAACTCGTCCTTGCTTACCAGGCAAACAGCTTCTTGTTTAAGGAGGCTGTCACAACGAGGGACATCGAAGACGCTCTCCTGTTCTTGTCCCGAATCGACGCCATAAAGGTAGACGGCGGCTTTCTCGTCCGGTACAACCCGATGACCATTGAGAGGCTACACGAAGGTAGCCGCAAGCGGTACACGACGCTCGACCATACCCGTTTTACGGAGTACTACCAAGCGCGCATGCAGCAGATTCACATTATGGGGGAGTACGCCCGCAAAATGCTGCAGGATTATCAGCAGGCACTAAGTTTTGTCGACGACTATTTTTCACTTAACTACGACCGGTTTCTTGAAAAGCACTTTAGTGGCCGTAAGCACGAGCTCGCCCGGAGCCTTACGCCCGCCAAGTTTACCCAGTTGTTTGGGGAGCTCTCAACGCGCCAGTTAGGTATCATTAACGACAAAGATAGCCAACACATCTGCGTCTTAGCAGGCCCGGGCAGCGGCAAAACCAAGCTGCTGGTACACAAGCTCGCCTCGCTGATCCTAATGGAAGACGTAAAATATGAGCAACTCCTTATGCTTACCTTTTCTCGCGCCGCAGTCACCGAGTTTAAGCAGCGCTTGCTGGCGCTTATCGGTAGCCCGGCCCGACACGTCGAGATAAAGACCTTCCACTCCTACTGCTTTGACTTGCTAGGCAGGATGGGTAGCCTTACGCAGTCTGCCGAAGTTATTGACCTCACCGTACAGCGTATACGGGACGGGAATGTTGAGGCGAATCGCATCGCTAAAGCTGTTCTCGTCATTGACGAAGCGCAGGATATGGATGCGTCGATTTACGAGCTAGTCAAAGCGTTGATGGCGCAGAACGAGGGCCTGCGAGTTATTATAGTGGGGGACGACGATCAAAACATCTTTCAGTTTCGTGGCTCAAGCGCAGAGTTTATGGCGAGGTTCATCACGGACCACGCGGCGACTAAGTACGAACTGCTGACAAACTATCGCAGCAAGGCCAATCTCGTGAGCTACGCGAATGCCTTCGCCGCGCAGATGAGAGAGCGGCTAAAGTCTAATCCAATTGAACCGCAAACCAAAGAATTAGGCTCCGTCAAGGTCGTGCGACAGCTAAGCTCAAATATGCTTGTGCCCTTTGTCGACGACATCGCTACTGCCGAGCTTAAGGGAACCACCTGCGCCCTAGTGAGGACAAATAGAGAAGCCTGGCAAGTGGTCGGCATGCTACGACAGCAAGGGTTCCGCACCCGGCTTATTCAAACTAACGACTGGTTTGGGCTACACACCCTCGACGAAATGCGCTTTTTCCTGGCCCGTATTAAAGCGGACAGCCAATCGCCCCTCGTTGAAGCCGACACTTGGGAGCAGGCCAAGCAGGCGCTCGAAACCGCGTATCAAAGAAGCGCCATGCTTGAGACGTGCCAGCGGCTAATTGCACAGTTTGAGTCGCAGACACCCGAGAAGAAATATATCTCAGATCTCGAGACCTTTGTGCAAGAGTCAAAGCTCGAGGATTTTACGGGCGACCCAAGCGAGGCAATCGTCGTCTCTACTATTCACAAAGCCAAAGGAAAGGAGTTTGACAACGTCTTTCTGCTTTTGGACAACGACGCACCGCCAAGTGAAGACGATAAGCGTTCAATCTATGTCGCGATTACGCGGGCCAAGGCGAACCTGACTATCCGCTATAATGGGAATTACCTAAGCAAAATTAGGCCGGCCGAAGTTGTAGAGACCGCAGACCGCAACGCCTATCCCGAGCCTACCGAGCTAGTTATCCCCCTCTCGCACGAGGATGTGCAACTCGGCGCATTTGCCGGACGGCAAGACGTTATACAGACGCTCCAAAGCGGCGATGAGCTGTGCTATCAAAACTACTGTGGCTACACGGGCGACAGACTCGTGTTTCGCGTCTCAAAAAAATGCGAAGCCCTCCTGGCGCAGTACGCACAAAGGGGCTTCGTTCCAACACGCGCAAGTGTTAACTTCGTAGTGTGGTGGGGCAACAAGGACACGCCGGAAGAAGTGCGGATTGTGCTGCCGGTGCTTTATCTTTACCCCCTCCGCACCCTCGGCGCCGTGTGA
- a CDS encoding winged helix-turn-helix transcriptional regulator → MEESLQYVKVFKALGDPKRAMILDMLACGELCACMILGRFAMSQSTLSHHMKLLCGSGLVRGRREGKWMYYSLDIKTINLAKEYLCAIASNKASCVCEETVGQCKE, encoded by the coding sequence GTGGAAGAGAGTCTGCAATACGTAAAGGTTTTTAAGGCGCTAGGGGATCCCAAGCGAGCCATGATCTTGGACATGCTCGCTTGCGGTGAGCTATGCGCCTGTATGATTTTAGGACGATTTGCCATGTCGCAATCTACATTATCCCATCATATGAAGTTGTTGTGCGGCTCAGGTCTTGTCAGAGGCCGTAGAGAGGGCAAATGGATGTACTACTCGCTCGACATAAAAACAATCAACCTAGCCAAGGAATACTTGTGCGCCATCGCCTCGAATAAGGCAAGTTGCGTTTGTGAGGAGACTGTAGGTCAGTGTAAAGAGTAA
- a CDS encoding phosphotransferase — MPFTSISESLGHYLRIKVPYLTNLAVLAIERIEGGWEGDVFAFDLSFLDNGTAQTRPMILKLYQEPGLELLGQRHTREFEALRQLNNEGYPAPDVYLLECDSCYLGKPFVIMERVAGARLDKLLEQYSPTEREARYGEMCKLFVRLHSLDWQNFTALGDLPAVESAIDRELQRFLQIGLAAGASYAEPALAWLWQRASSVTGSRLALAHWDFHAGNILCDSHGKLSVLDWCGAGVTDCRFDLAWSTLFLGDFAPKFIALYAELAGHPVDDFDFFLAFAYLRRILSITISLQHSPEFLGMRAEAAEHMHLQQHRLHALHNQWLGLTGVRL; from the coding sequence ATGCCTTTTACTTCGATCAGCGAGTCACTAGGGCACTACTTGCGCATCAAAGTACCCTACCTCACCAACCTAGCCGTCCTGGCAATCGAGCGCATTGAGGGCGGCTGGGAGGGCGACGTCTTCGCCTTTGACCTTAGCTTTTTAGATAACGGCACTGCGCAAACCCGGCCCATGATACTTAAGCTGTATCAAGAGCCGGGCTTAGAGCTGTTGGGCCAGAGGCACACGCGCGAGTTTGAAGCCCTTCGCCAGCTCAACAATGAAGGCTATCCTGCACCAGATGTGTATCTGCTGGAGTGCGACAGCTGTTATCTCGGGAAGCCTTTCGTCATTATGGAAAGAGTAGCGGGCGCCCGGTTAGACAAACTCCTCGAGCAGTATTCACCGACGGAGCGCGAGGCGCGGTATGGCGAGATGTGCAAGTTGTTCGTCCGCCTGCACAGCCTAGATTGGCAGAACTTCACCGCTCTTGGCGACCTCCCCGCCGTAGAGAGCGCCATCGATCGCGAGCTGCAGCGCTTTCTGCAGATTGGCTTAGCGGCCGGCGCTTCCTATGCGGAGCCGGCGCTGGCGTGGCTCTGGCAACGGGCATCAAGCGTCACGGGCAGCAGACTGGCCCTCGCCCATTGGGATTTTCATGCAGGCAATATCTTGTGCGACTCACACGGCAAGCTGTCTGTCCTTGACTGGTGCGGCGCGGGTGTAACCGATTGCCGGTTCGACCTCGCTTGGAGCACGCTCTTTCTCGGTGACTTCGCGCCTAAGTTTATCGCGCTGTACGCCGAGCTTGCCGGGCACCCAGTTGACGACTTTGATTTCTTCCTCGCCTTCGCCTACCTGCGGCGCATCCTCTCTATAACCATCTCGCTACAGCACAGCCCCGAATTTCTCGGCATGCGGGCAGAGGCGGCAGAGCACATGCACCTTCAGCAACATCGTTTGCACGCCCTGCATAATCAGTGGCTTGGCCTTACCGGTGTGCGCTTATGA